The region ACCATTCCACTCAGCCTTGGGAGAGAATACCTGATATGCCTTTGCAATATCATCAATATCGTCAAGCTCACTCTCGCCATTGAGGACGTTCAGTGCATGCTGGGCAAGACCGGCGGATGTGGTATATCCATAGGAATATGCCCATGTTCCGAAGTGGTCAGCGCCGCCTCTTTCAACGATTGTGGACTCAACCTTGGCAAGAATCTTATCAAAATCACCAGCCTCGGCAGTCAGATCGATACCAAGAGCGCCTGGATAGCCCATCAGCGGGGAAGGAAGGTCTGCTTCGATGAAGTAGCCGCCGTATTCCATGAGCTGCTTTAACAGCGGCTCGGTATGGGCGTCATTTGTACAGAAGTAAGCAGCGTTCTTGCCGTACTTCTCAACCCACTCCGGAACCTTCTCAAGTATGTACGCCTGAGCGCCGGCAACACCTACGTCAGAGGTTGGATCCGGAGCTGTCTCAAGTACGAATTCCATGCCGAATTCCTTGCAGGCTTCCTTCATGACAGCCACACGGCGGCTCATAGTCTCATAAGCCATGTGACGCGGGAAGGAAATATGTACAAACGTATCACAGCCAAGTTCATGAGCGGTGCGGATGATCAGGTAACCACGGGCAACGAAGTCGTTGTTGCAGACCAGGTCAGCCGCGCTGCCAATCTCAGGAAGATCCTCATGGCCCTCGCCGGCAATACAGAGAATGTCAGGGCGGGTCTCTTTGATCTTACGGAAAGCCTCGGTTGTGCCGGGAACAGACTGGTTCATGATGATTGCCTTCATCTTAGGATCATCAGAAAGGTTGACAATGGTCTGGATGGTGGTCTCTAACTCCTCGGTAAAGTTGTCAGGATAAATAGCCAGCTTAACCATATCCTCGCCATACATGGCCTGGAACGCCTCGGCGCCACGCCTGTCATCCTCGGACTGGGATACGGAGCCTGTTATGATACCAATGTGGAAATCACTGGCTCCCTCACTGTCAGATGCCTCTGAATCCTCTTTTTCATCCTCTTTCTTGGCATCGTCCTTTGCTTCTTCCTTCTGAGCCTCGGTAGCCTGGGTATCAGCTGCCGCTGCGCCCGTGCTTGTGCCTCCTGAGCTGCCACAGCCGGCAAGTCCTGCCGCCATGGCTGCCGCAAGCATAACGCCTATAAACTTTTTTCTCATACTTACCTCCAAATATTTTTTTAACAAGGGGACAACAGTTACTTTTTAATTGTAGCATATGCTCATATTTTGTCAATAGTTATAAAATCCATTTTGGAGTAGGTTCAATTTTATGCACATTTTCAAATTATCAAAAATAACTGTAAAATACTGTATTTATAACCGTTTTATATCCCGCTGTCCACTGTAAACCAGAACTCCACCCCCCCGTTTACATTTTCTACACCACATGATTTGTTGTGGGAATCCATAATCGCCTTGACGATGGAAAGCCCGATGCCGCTGCCTCCATATTCTCTTGTCCTGGCTTTATCTACTTTATAGAATTTAGTCCAAAGGTTCCCCAGGTCTTCCTCCGGTATATGGCGCCCCGTATTGAACACAGTAATGCGGACTTCCTTTTCTTTCCTTTCCAAGCGAATTTCAATCCGCCGTTCCCCCTCCAGGTGGTTCATGGCATTGTTCAGGTAGTTGGTGATGACCTCCTCTATCTTAAATTCATCCGCCCACACCCAAACCGGCTCCTCCTGGTCAAAAACCACCCTGGCCTCCTTTTGCTGGAGCAGGATGCCGGCAGATGACAGGATTCCGTGAATCAGGGCCGCGATATCGAACCGTTCCATCACAGGCATGTCGTTGCCGAATTCCAGGGCTGTCAGGGTCAGAAGCTGCTTCACCATCTTATTCATCTTGCCTGCTTCGTCCATGATGACCTCGCAGTAGTAATTACGGCTGTCCTCGTCCTCGGCCATGCCCTCGGTCAGGCCCTCCGCATACCCCTGTATCAGGGCAATGGGAGTCTTGAGCTCATGGGACACGTTAGCGATAAATTCCTTGCGGGTTTCATCAACTTTTATCTTTTCCTCAATGTCCTTTTGCAGTTCGTTGTTGGCTGTCTTCAGCTCACCGATGGTCTCCTTAAGCTTTTCCGACAGTGTATTCATGCTGCGGCCCAGCACTCCAATCTCATCCTCCGAATCACCGGTGTAGCGGGCCTCAAAGTCCAGCTCCGACATTCTGGCAGACAGGGCCGCAAGGGAACGGATAGGAGA is a window of Enterocloster clostridioformis DNA encoding:
- a CDS encoding DUF3798 domain-containing protein, which translates into the protein MRKKFIGVMLAAAMAAGLAGCGSSGGTSTGAAAADTQATEAQKEEAKDDAKKEDEKEDSEASDSEGASDFHIGIITGSVSQSEDDRRGAEAFQAMYGEDMVKLAIYPDNFTEELETTIQTIVNLSDDPKMKAIIMNQSVPGTTEAFRKIKETRPDILCIAGEGHEDLPEIGSAADLVCNNDFVARGYLIIRTAHELGCDTFVHISFPRHMAYETMSRRVAVMKEACKEFGMEFVLETAPDPTSDVGVAGAQAYILEKVPEWVEKYGKNAAYFCTNDAHTEPLLKQLMEYGGYFIEADLPSPLMGYPGALGIDLTAEAGDFDKILAKVESTIVERGGADHFGTWAYSYGYTTSAGLAQHALNVLNGESELDDIDDIAKAYQVFSPKAEWNGSNYTNVETGVKLDNVFLVYQDTYIMGDPGHFMGSTKIEVPEKYFTIK
- a CDS encoding sensor histidine kinase gives rise to the protein MKHSIRVKFTMIFIGLMAAVLVSMWAVNSFFLEGFYAKQKLQLLENAYENLNAIAVDKEFQGQNITEELQSLFSSDGEQTEASRLLRLMNDKYNTTIVIQDSITGELIPLAKDGKFLADALHRYILGIIDPRTETLISQDDHQVQKIYDRRSQGYYLQSWGFFDDNRTMFIMSMPLASIHDSVNISNEFLAYVGLAALVLGSALMYYATKKVVSPIRSLAALSARMSELDFEARYTGDSEDEIGVLGRSMNTLSEKLKETIGELKTANNELQKDIEEKIKVDETRKEFIANVSHELKTPIALIQGYAEGLTEGMAEDEDSRNYYCEVIMDEAGKMNKMVKQLLTLTALEFGNDMPVMERFDIAALIHGILSSAGILLQQKEARVVFDQEEPVWVWADEFKIEEVITNYLNNAMNHLEGERRIEIRLERKEKEVRITVFNTGRHIPEEDLGNLWTKFYKVDKARTREYGGSGIGLSIVKAIMDSHNKSCGVENVNGGVEFWFTVDSGI